The Synechococcales cyanobacterium T60_A2020_003 genome includes a window with the following:
- a CDS encoding Ni/Fe hydrogenase subunit alpha, with product MSTTITIDPVTRIEGHAKISIYLDDAGEVSDAHFHVTEFRGFEKFCEGRPFWEMTGITPRICGICPVSHLLASAKTGDRILSVTLPPSAEKLRRMMNLGQIMQSHALSFFHLSSPDFLLGWDSDPAKRNVFGLMATNPDLARSGIALRQLGQEIIAHLGGQKIHPAWAVPGGVRQGLSDEGREQIRAKLPKAQETILNAIALFKTVLETHQAEAKIFGNFPSLFMGLVSKEGLWEHYDGVLRFVDSAGNLIADNLDPSRYHEYIGEAVQPDSYLKSPYYKPLGFPDQDQSCRIENGMYRVGPLARLNVCDRMGTPLADQELQEFRQRGGSTVNASFFYHYARLIEILAAIERIQVMVDDPTLNNPPLRAEADVNQLEGVGVSEAPRGTLFHHYQVDERGLLKRVNMIIATGQNNLAMNRTVAQIARHYIHGTDIPEGMLNRVEAGIRAFDPCLSCSTHAAGQMPLHVKLFNVEGSVVNETWRH from the coding sequence ATGTCAACCACCATTACCATTGATCCCGTCACCCGCATTGAAGGTCATGCCAAGATCTCGATCTATCTCGATGACGCTGGAGAGGTCAGCGATGCCCACTTCCACGTGACCGAGTTTCGGGGATTCGAGAAGTTCTGTGAGGGTCGTCCCTTCTGGGAAATGACGGGAATCACCCCCCGAATTTGCGGCATTTGTCCTGTGAGTCACCTCCTGGCCTCCGCCAAAACGGGCGATCGCATCCTGTCTGTGACCCTGCCGCCCAGTGCCGAAAAGCTGCGCCGCATGATGAACTTGGGGCAAATTATGCAGTCCCACGCCCTCAGTTTCTTCCACCTCAGTAGCCCCGATTTTCTGTTGGGATGGGATAGCGACCCGGCCAAGCGCAACGTCTTTGGCCTCATGGCAACCAATCCCGACCTCGCCCGGAGTGGCATTGCCCTGCGCCAACTGGGACAGGAAATCATTGCTCATCTCGGCGGACAAAAGATTCACCCAGCTTGGGCGGTTCCCGGTGGTGTACGTCAGGGTCTTTCCGATGAAGGACGAGAGCAAATTCGCGCAAAGTTACCCAAGGCGCAAGAAACGATTCTCAACGCGATCGCCCTTTTCAAAACCGTTCTGGAAACCCATCAGGCCGAAGCTAAGATCTTTGGTAATTTTCCCAGTCTATTTATGGGACTGGTCAGCAAAGAAGGACTGTGGGAACACTACGACGGAGTACTGCGGTTTGTTGACAGCGCAGGCAATCTGATTGCCGACAACCTCGATCCCAGTCGCTACCACGAGTATATTGGTGAAGCGGTTCAGCCCGATTCCTATCTGAAATCTCCCTACTATAAACCCCTCGGATTTCCCGATCAGGATCAATCGTGCCGGATTGAAAATGGCATGTATCGCGTTGGCCCCTTGGCTCGTCTGAACGTGTGCGATCGCATGGGAACGCCCCTCGCCGACCAAGAGTTACAAGAATTTAGGCAGCGGGGAGGATCGACGGTGAACGCCTCGTTCTTCTATCACTATGCCCGCCTGATTGAGATTCTAGCAGCGATCGAGCGGATTCAAGTCATGGTGGATGATCCTACTCTAAACAATCCTCCTCTCCGTGCCGAGGCCGACGTCAACCAGCTAGAAGGAGTCGGGGTCAGCGAAGCTCCACGGGGCACTCTATTTCACCACTATCAAGTGGATGAGCGGGGACTGTTGAAAAGGGTGAACATGATCATTGCGACGGGACAAAACAACCTGGCAATGAACCGCACCGTGGCTCAAATTGCTCGCCACTACATTCACGGAACCGATATTCCAGAGGGAATGCTGAACCGGGTGGAAGCGGGTATCCGTGCCTTTGATCCCTGCCTGAGCTGTTCAACCCACGCGGCAGGACAAATGCCCCTCCACGTAAAGCTTTTCAATGTTGAAGGATCGGTCGTTAACGAAACTTGGCGGCACTAG
- a CDS encoding PPC domain-containing protein, with protein MLPAETLVGEVNDPVTFYNVLEDVNTADTYKFSVETKRSLTLSLKDLYANADLRLIQDKSGNGILDPGKELKRSAALGNTSETITRVLNPGDYIAQVYSPAQNEHTAYALEIA; from the coding sequence TTGTTACCTGCGGAAACGTTGGTGGGCGAGGTCAACGATCCGGTGACTTTCTATAACGTCCTAGAGGATGTCAATACTGCAGATACCTATAAGTTCAGCGTTGAGACGAAGCGATCGCTCACTCTATCTCTTAAAGATTTGTATGCCAACGCGGATTTGCGGCTCATTCAAGATAAGAGTGGCAACGGCATTCTCGATCCAGGCAAAGAATTGAAGCGTTCGGCAGCATTGGGGAATACCTCAGAGACGATTACTAGGGTTCTGAATCCTGGTGACTATATTGCTCAGGTCTATTCTCCGGCTCAAAACGAACACACGGCCTACGCTTTAGAGATTGCGTAG